In the genome of candidate division TA06 bacterium B3_TA06, one region contains:
- a CDS encoding radical SAM protein: MSDSFPRYLGLVRSGELDERIRRAWQLAENCNLCPRACGIRRLEGEKGVCKAGDVLRVSSFIRHLGEEPVLSGWRGSGTVFFSHCSLRCRYCQNWQLSLEGEGVNISIEDFAKGMLKLQKAGVHNINWVTPSHYLPWLLEGLKIAAEQGLRLPLVYNCGGYESLEALRLLDGIVDIYLPDAKYADSELAKKLSGAQDYPEVNRAALAEMWRQVGDLETDDEGEEGVARKGLIVRHLMIPGETENTRGVLRVLAETAGVQVAISLMGQYFPTWRMKGTPYDRTITRAEYQEAASYMFDLGFSNGWVQERLGVELRHRPDFRRDEKEIR; encoded by the coding sequence ATGAGCGATAGTTTTCCCCGCTACCTTGGCCTGGTGCGCTCCGGCGAGCTGGACGAACGAATCAGACGAGCGTGGCAACTCGCGGAAAACTGTAACTTATGCCCACGCGCCTGCGGGATCAGGCGACTTGAGGGCGAGAAGGGGGTCTGCAAGGCTGGTGACGTGCTGCGGGTCTCCTCGTTCATCAGACACCTTGGCGAGGAGCCGGTGCTTTCCGGCTGGCGCGGATCCGGAACGGTCTTCTTCTCACACTGCTCGCTGCGCTGCCGATACTGCCAGAACTGGCAGCTGAGCCTGGAGGGTGAGGGCGTGAATATATCCATTGAGGACTTCGCAAAGGGGATGCTTAAGCTCCAGAAAGCCGGCGTTCACAACATCAACTGGGTCACGCCATCACACTATCTACCCTGGCTTCTTGAGGGTCTTAAGATCGCTGCCGAGCAAGGCCTTCGCCTGCCCCTGGTTTACAACTGCGGGGGATACGAGTCGCTTGAGGCTTTAAGGCTTCTGGACGGGATCGTAGACATCTACCTCCCAGACGCAAAGTACGCTGATTCAGAGCTTGCAAAGAAGCTGTCAGGAGCGCAGGACTATCCCGAGGTAAACCGTGCCGCCCTTGCTGAGATGTGGCGGCAGGTGGGCGATCTTGAGACCGATGATGAGGGGGAGGAGGGCGTCGCGCGTAAGGGGTTGATCGTGCGACACTTGATGATTCCAGGCGAGACCGAGAACACGAGAGGTGTGTTACGGGTGTTAGCCGAAACCGCTGGAGTTCAGGTGGCTATCTCACTCATGGGTCAGTACTTCCCGACCTGGAGGATGAAGGGTACGCCTTACGATCGTACCATCACCCGTGCCGAGTATCAGGAAGCCGCCTCCTACATGTTCGATTTAGGCTTTTCCAACGGCTGGGTGCAGGAGAGGCTGGGGGTGGAGTTAAGACATCGTCCGGATTTCCGCCGGGATGAGAAGGAGATACGATAA